The Streptococcus marmotae genome contains the following window.
TGGTCTTTAAGCGGTGGGCAATCACAAAGCTCGTGCGACCTGCTGCAATAGCTTCCATAGCTGATTGAATCTTGGCTTCGGTCACGGTATCCACATTTGATGTGGCTTCATCTAGGATTAAAATTTGTGGATCCGTCAAAAGAGTGCGGGCAATAGAAATCAACTGCTTCTGTCCTGTTGAAAAGACATTGTGCTCATCATCTACATAGGTATCATAGCCCTCTGGCAGGCTCATAATAAACTCATGGATATGGGTTGCGCGTGCCGCGGTTTCTACCATCTCCTGTGATACATCATCTGCCCCAAAAGCAATATTGTCACGAATAGTTCCCGAAAAGAGGACCGATTCCTGCAAGACAATTCCAACATTTTGGCGGAGACTGTCTAAATCAAATTCTCGAATATCTCTTCCGTCAAAACGAATACTCCCCGCATCGACATCATAGAATCGGTTGAGCAGATTCATAATCGTCGTCTTACCAGAACCAGTTGGGCCAACAACGGCTGTCATCTGCCCCTTGGGTGCTACCATGCTAACCTGTTTTAAAACAGGCTTACCTGGTACATAACTAAACTCAATTTGGTCAATCTCAACCTTATCCTTCAATTCTGTAAAGGCTGGTGCTGCCTGCGGGCGCACCTCTTCTGTTTCATCAAACATTTCTTGAATCCGGTGCGCTCCAGTAAAGGCTAATTGCATTTCCGCCCAGCTGGATGCAACCTGCATCATTGGCTGGTAGTATTGCTGCGAATACTGGACAAAGGTTACTACTAAGCCCAGCGCTGCTGCTGTTGATAACTTGCTGTCAGACAAGGCAATGGTTGACCCCACAAAAATCACAATGGCTGTGTTGACAAGACTAAGACCATTCATAACAGGAAAGAGCAATCCTGAAAAAATACGCCCTTTGAAGGTTGCTTGTCGGACCTTGGCATTTCGCTCCATAAATCCTTCAATGACTTCTTCCTGTAAACCTTGCACAATAATCGCCTTCTGCCCTGAGATATGCTCATCCATATAAGCATTTAATTGACCAACTTCCTTTTGTTGCAAATCTGTGTATTTCCGTGACATACGGATAATGAAGACCAGAAAGGCAAAGGCAATTGGACTCGTTGCCACGACTACCAGCGCCATTTTCGGATGTTGAACAAACATCATGATGACAATACCAATATATAAAATAGACTGGGTTACAACATTGGTCAAAGACATATTAAAAGCATTTTGAATATTATCCAAGTCCGATGTAAAACGAGACAGAACATCGCCATCTTGATGTTGGTCAAAAAAGCGAACCGTTAAACGCTCGAGTTTCCCAAATAAGCCTTTTCGCATCTGATTGGTCGAGTAGGAAATGATTCTGGTAAACAAAAGGGCATAGGTCACAGCACTAGCTGCCATGAGAAACACAGCTACAAGCAAACTCCGCAAAGTGACAAAAAAGACGGAAGAATCTACAGCCTGTCTTGCGGCCATTTTCTGAGCTAGCTCTGTCAACTCCGTCACCGCTTTTCCCATGTAAACAGGGGCGATCACTTGCATACCTGTCGAAAGAAGAATAGCTAGGAAGATAATGGCAAAAGATAGTTTGAATTGCTTAAAATAGGTCCAAAAAAATCGTGCTGTTTTCATCTACTCTTCCTCCTTTCCTTTCTGGGTTTCAAAAATTTCCCGATAAACGCTATTGGTTGCAACTAATTCCTTATGGGTACCTTGACCAATCAAGCGTCCTTCATCTAAAACCAAAATTGTATCTGCCTTCACAACAGACGAAATCTTTTGTGCAATGATAATCGTTGTTGTCCCCTTCAAGTCCTTGTTCAGGGCTTCTTGAACAAGTTTTTCAGACTTGGCATCAAGGGCTGAGGTAGAATCATCTAAAATGAGAATTTTCGGATTCGCAACTAAGCCACGAGCAATCGACATCCGTTGTTTCTGACCACCTGAGAAGTTATTGCCTCGCTCTTCAACTCCACTCTGATAACGATCTGGCATCCGGTGGATAAACTCCATCGCCTGCGCAATCCGTGCGGCCCGCTCCAACTCCGCATCATCGGCATTTTGCTTGCCTTGTCGGATATTTGAAGCAATGGTACCTGAAAAGAGAATGGCTTTTTGTAGAATAATCGAAACGGTTTGGCGCAAGGTTGTTTGGCTAACTGTTTTTATGTCTACCCCACCAATTTCAATTCGTCCTTCTTGAGGATCAAATAAACGCGGAATGAGTTGGGCAAGGGTTGATTTTCCTGCACCTGTTGCTCCAACTACACCAACCATTTGACCAGCTTCAATCTCAAAACTAATATCTTTCAAGGTCGGCTGTTCATCTGTCGGATAAGTAAAGGTCACATGATCAAATCGGATACTTCCTGTCAATGCTTGATCTGGCACATCTTGATAAGCTAAAGCAGGAGCTGTTTCTAAGACTTCCTTGATCCGACGAATGGAAATCATGGCACGGCTAGCATTACTTCCCATAAACCCAACCATAATAATGGCAAACATAATTTGAATCAAATAGGTATTGAAAGAAGCGAGCTTATTGATAGCCTCTGGATTGTGTCCCAACATGCCATAAACAGAATAAATAGCCGCATAAATAGCCAGATAAGAAATGAGAATAAAGACTGGTTCTAAAAAAGAAAAACCACGTCCGATAAAGAGATTTAAGGCAAACAAATCGTCCGATACTGCCTCAAACTTTTCTGCCTGATTTTTCTCTTGGACAAAGGATTTGACCACTCGCACCCCACGCAGATTTTCTTTTGCAATGGCATTAATCTTATCCACCAATTGCTGAAAGCGCCCAAAACGTGGTCCCATAACGCCCATAATGACTGTCATCGTTGCCCCAATAAGAACAATCATGAGCAGAACAATCCACCATAAAGACGGCATGGTCATCACGGCAAAGAAAACACCTCCTGCAAACATCAAGGGAAGACGCAGCAAGACTTGAAAGGTCATCATGAGCAAATTTTGCACTTGAGAAACGTCGTTGGTCATCCGCACAACTAAATTCCCTGCATTAAAGGCCTCAATATTAGCATAAGAAAAGGTCTGGATTTTCTTGAATAACTGCTCTCTTAAATCAGCCGATACAGACTGGGCAATATAAGCCGCAAGCACTGTATTGATAGCTCCTGCAAGTAATCCCATACCTGCAACCCCAAGCAACCAGCCACCTAGCTGGTAAATTCCTGCTTGGTCATTTTCTGCTACAGCAGCTAAGACATTTTGTAAAAATCGTGGCTGCAATAAACTGCTCATCACATAAAAGAAAACCATACAAACAGATGCCAGAGCATGCCATTTGTATTTCATAATCGCTCGAATCAGCATAAAACCTCCTTTGAATACATAATACTTTCTATCCTATCATATTCAACACCAATTTTCAATTACTTTTTCAAACCTCTAAAGAGAATGCTCTATGCAAATTTTTCTTAAATATGATAGAATAAAGATACGATTACTCCCACAGAGAGGAAGCAAAATGAACAAACAAAAAATCGCCGTTCTCGGCCCAGGATCATGGGGAACAGCCCTGTCGCAGGTCCTTAACGACAATGGCCACGAAGTCCGCATTTGGGGAAATATCCCTGAACAAATCGATGAAATCAATCAACACCATACCAATACACGTTATTTTAAGGATGCCGTCCTAGATTCTGCTATCACAGCCTATAAAGAATTACGTGAGGCTTTAGACGGTGTGGATGCTGTACTCTTGGTCGTACCCACTAAGGTCATGCGTTTAGTTGCAAAACAAGTCGCTGAAACACTAGATCACAAGGTGGTTATCATGCATGCTTCCAAAGGTCTCGAGCCAGAAAGCCACAAACGTTTATCAACAGTTTTAGAAGAAGAAATTCCTGCAGAGCTACGGAGCGAAGTAGTTGTCGTATCTGGTCCAAGTCATGCAGAAGAAACGATTATTCGCGATTTAACGCTTATTTCAGCCGCTTCCAAAGACTTAGAAGTCGCTCGGTATGTCCAAACACTCTTTAGCAACCACTACTTCCGCCTCTATACCAACAATGATGTCATCGGGGTGGAGACAGCTGGTGCATTGAAAAATATCATTGCAGTCGGAGCAGGCGCCCTTCACGGGCTTGGATACGGGGACAATGCCAAGGCAGCTATTATTGCGCGTGGCTTGACGGAAATTACCCGACTAGGAGTTGAAATGGGGGCCAATCCTCTTACATACAGTGGCCTGTCTGGCGTTGGAGATTTGATTGTAACAGGAACATCTGTCCACTCACGAAACTGGCGTGCTGGAGACCAACTAGGACGTGGTGAAAAGTTAGAAGATATTGAACGCAATATGGGCATGGTCATCGAAGGGATTTCTACCACCAAGGTAGCCTATGAACTCGCACAAGAATTGGGAGTTTACATGCCCATTACTCAGGCGATTTATAGTGTCATCTACCAAGGAGCTAGTATCGAAGAAGCCATTAAACAAATCATGTCGAGCGAATTCCGTCAGGAAAATGAATGGTCATAAAGGAGAAGAGCATGACAAAAAAAGTTAGAAAAGCTGTTATTCCAGCAGCTGGTTTGGGAACTCGCTTCCTACCTGCTACTAAAGCCTTGGCAAAAGAAATGTTGCCAATTGTGGACAAACCCACGATTCAGTTTATTGTAGAAGAAGCCCTCGCATCAGGCATTGAAGATATTCTAGTCGTTACTGGAAAATCAAAACGCTCTATCGAAGACCACTTTGATTCTAATTTTGAATTAGAGTACAATCTGAAAGAAAAAAATAAAAATGATCTCTTAAAACTAGTGGATGAAACAACCGGCATTCGTCTGCATTTCATTCGTCAAAGCCACCCTCGTGGGCTAGGAGATGCCGTTTTACAGGCTAAGGCATTTGTTGGAAACGAACCATTCGTTGTCATGTTAGGTGATGACCTAATGGATATTACAAACAAAAAAGCCATTCCACTGACCAAACAATTGATGGACGATTACGAGAAAACCCATGCTTCGACTATTGCGGTCATGCCTGTTCCTCATGAAGAAGTCTCTGCTTATGGTGTCATTGCACCGCAAGGGGAAGGAATCAACGGTCTTTA
Protein-coding sequences here:
- the galU gene encoding UTP--glucose-1-phosphate uridylyltransferase GalU — its product is MTKKVRKAVIPAAGLGTRFLPATKALAKEMLPIVDKPTIQFIVEEALASGIEDILVVTGKSKRSIEDHFDSNFELEYNLKEKNKNDLLKLVDETTGIRLHFIRQSHPRGLGDAVLQAKAFVGNEPFVVMLGDDLMDITNKKAIPLTKQLMDDYEKTHASTIAVMPVPHEEVSAYGVIAPQGEGINGLYSVDTFVEKPAPDEAPSDLAIIGRYLLTPEIFAILENQAPGAGNEIQLTDAIDTLNKTQRVFAREFKGDRYDVGDKFGFMKTSIDYALQHPQVKDDLKQYLIELGKKLDDTK
- a CDS encoding ABC transporter ATP-binding protein, which codes for MKTARFFWTYFKQFKLSFAIIFLAILLSTGMQVIAPVYMGKAVTELTELAQKMAARQAVDSSVFFVTLRSLLVAVFLMAASAVTYALLFTRIISYSTNQMRKGLFGKLERLTVRFFDQHQDGDVLSRFTSDLDNIQNAFNMSLTNVVTQSILYIGIVIMMFVQHPKMALVVVATSPIAFAFLVFIIRMSRKYTDLQQKEVGQLNAYMDEHISGQKAIIVQGLQEEVIEGFMERNAKVRQATFKGRIFSGLLFPVMNGLSLVNTAIVIFVGSTIALSDSKLSTAAALGLVVTFVQYSQQYYQPMMQVASSWAEMQLAFTGAHRIQEMFDETEEVRPQAAPAFTELKDKVEIDQIEFSYVPGKPVLKQVSMVAPKGQMTAVVGPTGSGKTTIMNLLNRFYDVDAGSIRFDGRDIREFDLDSLRQNVGIVLQESVLFSGTIRDNIAFGADDVSQEMVETAARATHIHEFIMSLPEGYDTYVDDEHNVFSTGQKQLISIARTLLTDPQILILDEATSNVDTVTEAKIQSAMEAIAAGRTSFVIAHRLKTILNADQIIVLKDGEVIEQGNHHELLKLGGFYAELYHNQFVFE
- a CDS encoding NAD(P)H-dependent glycerol-3-phosphate dehydrogenase produces the protein MNKQKIAVLGPGSWGTALSQVLNDNGHEVRIWGNIPEQIDEINQHHTNTRYFKDAVLDSAITAYKELREALDGVDAVLLVVPTKVMRLVAKQVAETLDHKVVIMHASKGLEPESHKRLSTVLEEEIPAELRSEVVVVSGPSHAEETIIRDLTLISAASKDLEVARYVQTLFSNHYFRLYTNNDVIGVETAGALKNIIAVGAGALHGLGYGDNAKAAIIARGLTEITRLGVEMGANPLTYSGLSGVGDLIVTGTSVHSRNWRAGDQLGRGEKLEDIERNMGMVIEGISTTKVAYELAQELGVYMPITQAIYSVIYQGASIEEAIKQIMSSEFRQENEWS
- a CDS encoding ABC transporter ATP-binding protein, which encodes MLIRAIMKYKWHALASVCMVFFYVMSSLLQPRFLQNVLAAVAENDQAGIYQLGGWLLGVAGMGLLAGAINTVLAAYIAQSVSADLREQLFKKIQTFSYANIEAFNAGNLVVRMTNDVSQVQNLLMMTFQVLLRLPLMFAGGVFFAVMTMPSLWWIVLLMIVLIGATMTVIMGVMGPRFGRFQQLVDKINAIAKENLRGVRVVKSFVQEKNQAEKFEAVSDDLFALNLFIGRGFSFLEPVFILISYLAIYAAIYSVYGMLGHNPEAINKLASFNTYLIQIMFAIIMVGFMGSNASRAMISIRRIKEVLETAPALAYQDVPDQALTGSIRFDHVTFTYPTDEQPTLKDISFEIEAGQMVGVVGATGAGKSTLAQLIPRLFDPQEGRIEIGGVDIKTVSQTTLRQTVSIILQKAILFSGTIASNIRQGKQNADDAELERAARIAQAMEFIHRMPDRYQSGVEERGNNFSGGQKQRMSIARGLVANPKILILDDSTSALDAKSEKLVQEALNKDLKGTTTIIIAQKISSVVKADTILVLDEGRLIGQGTHKELVATNSVYREIFETQKGKEEE